A genomic region of Streptosporangium lutulentum contains the following coding sequences:
- a CDS encoding ABC transporter permease, giving the protein MNTPARLREIRLPGVQLSGAATVAMLVAAVVVNSALQPNFWNSYALTSNFATFVPLVAIAVGQTVVVLSGGLDLSLGAQVTLASVVAVQIVDGQLDRFPLAAAAALGVGLACGALNGLVVALLRLQPIVATFATSFVFSGLALVVLPTPGGSVPLEVTTAYRDAVLGVPIALLAILVLALLWWVLRRHRLLRHIYAVGGDADAAYASLVPVTRTRVWAYVLGGLFAALSALAILANTGSGDPFVGNELTLASVAAVVIGGTALAGGRGGAGGSILGAIVLALVTNIVFFADVPTTYRQLVNGAVIILALALAGIPALQKRRPTA; this is encoded by the coding sequence GTGAACACCCCGGCCCGGCTGCGCGAGATCCGGCTGCCCGGCGTCCAGCTGTCCGGCGCCGCGACGGTCGCGATGCTGGTGGCGGCCGTCGTCGTCAACTCGGCGCTGCAGCCGAACTTCTGGAACAGCTACGCGCTGACCTCGAATTTCGCGACGTTCGTACCGCTGGTGGCGATCGCCGTCGGGCAGACCGTCGTGGTGCTGAGCGGCGGCCTCGACCTCTCACTCGGCGCACAGGTCACGCTGGCCAGCGTCGTCGCCGTCCAGATCGTCGACGGGCAACTGGACCGGTTCCCGCTGGCCGCGGCCGCCGCGCTGGGCGTCGGGCTGGCCTGCGGCGCACTGAACGGGCTGGTGGTCGCGCTGTTGCGGCTGCAGCCGATCGTCGCGACGTTCGCGACCAGCTTCGTGTTCTCCGGGCTGGCGCTGGTGGTGCTGCCGACTCCCGGCGGCTCGGTGCCGCTCGAGGTCACGACGGCGTACCGCGACGCTGTGCTCGGGGTGCCGATCGCGCTGCTGGCGATCCTCGTGCTCGCGCTGCTCTGGTGGGTGCTGCGCCGGCACCGCTTACTGCGGCACATCTACGCCGTCGGCGGCGACGCCGACGCCGCGTACGCCTCGCTGGTACCGGTCACCCGGACGCGGGTCTGGGCGTACGTGCTGGGCGGGCTGTTCGCGGCGCTGTCGGCGCTGGCGATCCTGGCCAACACCGGCTCCGGCGACCCGTTCGTCGGCAACGAGCTGACGCTCGCGTCGGTGGCCGCGGTGGTGATCGGCGGGACGGCGCTGGCGGGCGGGCGCGGTGGGGCGGGCGGGTCGATCCTCGGCGCCATCGTCCTCGCGCTGGTCACGAACATCGTGTTCTTCGCCGACGTACCGACGACGTACCGGCAGCTGGTCAACGGCGCCGTGATCATCCTCGCATTGGCCCTGGCCGGCATCCCGGCGTTGCAGAAGAGGAGGCCGACGGCATGA
- a CDS encoding Gfo/Idh/MocA family protein has protein sequence MENSERLGVGIVGAGFMANFHVTSWTGVRDADIVAVQSPRAESAQALADRCRELRVGDARAYTDLRELVRDPRVDAVWVVAPNHARPAVIETIADEVTSGRASLIGVAVEKPLGRNLAEARRVLELVEGAGLLHAYLENQVYAPAVTRGHELLWARGAALAGTPYLARCAEEHSGPHAAWFWDGTRQGGGVLSDMMCHSIEAGRYLLTPPGVDQSTWLTPVSVSAQIASLKWSRKRHAAQLAERFGGAVDYTRQPAEDYAHATVTFRNGDGDVAVVEATTSWNYVGPGLRLTFELLGPEYSMSASTLNTEAQLFLSREIRSPEGEDLVEKQGAEQGLLPIVSDEALTYGYTTENRAVATDFLARRQPRENLRHGVEVSELMMAAYLSAETGETVRFPVTGLDAFVPRVAQGTWQPGPA, from the coding sequence ATGGAGAACAGCGAACGGCTCGGAGTCGGCATCGTCGGCGCCGGATTCATGGCGAACTTCCACGTCACCTCGTGGACCGGCGTCCGCGACGCCGACATCGTCGCCGTCCAGAGTCCGCGGGCCGAGAGCGCGCAGGCGCTGGCCGACCGCTGCCGCGAACTGCGGGTCGGAGACGCGCGTGCCTACACCGACCTGCGCGAGCTGGTCCGCGACCCGCGGGTCGACGCCGTCTGGGTGGTGGCGCCGAACCACGCCCGGCCGGCCGTCATCGAGACCATCGCCGACGAGGTCACGTCCGGGCGCGCGTCCCTCATCGGCGTCGCCGTCGAGAAGCCGCTCGGCCGTAACCTCGCCGAGGCCCGCCGGGTGCTGGAGCTGGTCGAGGGCGCCGGGCTGCTGCACGCGTACCTGGAGAACCAGGTGTACGCGCCCGCCGTCACCCGGGGCCACGAGCTGCTCTGGGCCCGGGGCGCCGCGCTGGCCGGGACGCCGTACCTCGCCCGGTGCGCCGAGGAGCACAGCGGCCCGCACGCCGCCTGGTTCTGGGACGGGACGCGGCAGGGCGGCGGCGTGCTCAGCGACATGATGTGCCACTCGATCGAGGCCGGCCGGTACCTGCTGACACCGCCCGGCGTGGACCAGTCGACCTGGCTCACTCCGGTGTCGGTGAGTGCGCAGATCGCCTCACTGAAGTGGTCGCGCAAACGGCACGCCGCGCAGCTGGCCGAGCGGTTCGGCGGTGCCGTCGACTACACTCGGCAGCCGGCCGAGGACTACGCCCATGCGACCGTCACGTTCCGCAACGGCGACGGCGACGTGGCGGTCGTCGAGGCGACCACGTCGTGGAACTACGTCGGGCCCGGGCTGCGGCTGACGTTCGAGCTGCTCGGGCCGGAGTACTCGATGAGCGCCAGCACGCTGAACACCGAGGCGCAGCTGTTCCTCAGCCGTGAGATCCGCTCCCCCGAGGGCGAGGACCTGGTCGAGAAGCAGGGCGCGGAGCAGGGCCTGCTGCCGATTGTGTCCGACGAGGCATTGACCTACGGGTACACGACGGAGAACCGGGCGGTGGCCACGGACTTCCTCGCCCGGCGGCAGCCGCGAGAGAACCTGAGGCACGGCGTCGAGGTCAGCGAGCTGATGATGGCCGCTTACCTGTCCGCCGAGACGGGTGAGACGGTGCGCTTCCCGGTGACCGGCCTGGACGCGTTCGTGCCGCGGGTGGCGCAGGGGACGTGGCAGCCCGGTCCGGCGTGA
- a CDS encoding ROK family protein, which yields MPGTDRTGLAGPLRRALAEAGWLPSSGAEPALPDQVFRGDAAEPVVGVDLGGTKLHAVLYDPARHRLLDRVERTDPRGGTAVTSQIAQLVASLTAAAGSAGRPRVAVGCPGAPDPVTGAVGHAPNIPGWDRMNVPADLEARLGTRPLVHNDANLAAWGEHVWQPGGGGELAFVAVGTGVGLGLVLGGRMHAGSRGLAGEVADLPFGADPFDRANLVHGPLEQQVSGGGIERRYHELAGLRRPAPEVFAAAAGGDGAAAQVLDELGRLLALAIRAIRAIVDPATFVLGGGIGSRPETLAATRRWLTVTEGESLQVRASTFGTRAAVAGALAAALESNRSKV from the coding sequence ATGCCCGGAACCGACCGTACCGGCCTGGCCGGCCCGCTGCGCCGGGCGCTCGCCGAGGCCGGCTGGCTGCCGTCGAGTGGTGCCGAGCCGGCCCTGCCCGATCAGGTGTTCCGGGGAGACGCGGCCGAGCCGGTGGTGGGCGTCGACCTGGGCGGCACCAAGCTGCACGCGGTGCTCTACGACCCCGCCCGGCACCGGCTGCTGGATCGCGTCGAGCGCACCGATCCGCGTGGCGGAACGGCCGTGACCAGCCAGATCGCCCAGTTGGTGGCGTCGCTGACGGCGGCCGCGGGCAGCGCGGGACGGCCGCGGGTGGCCGTCGGCTGTCCCGGCGCCCCGGATCCGGTCACCGGCGCCGTCGGGCACGCGCCCAACATCCCGGGCTGGGACCGGATGAACGTTCCCGCCGACCTCGAGGCCCGCCTGGGTACTCGGCCCCTGGTGCACAACGACGCGAACCTGGCAGCCTGGGGCGAGCACGTCTGGCAGCCGGGCGGCGGCGGTGAGCTCGCGTTCGTCGCGGTCGGGACCGGGGTCGGGCTCGGCCTGGTGCTGGGTGGCCGGATGCACGCGGGCAGCCGCGGGCTGGCGGGCGAGGTGGCCGACCTGCCGTTCGGCGCGGACCCGTTCGACCGGGCCAACCTGGTGCACGGACCACTGGAGCAGCAGGTCAGCGGCGGTGGCATCGAGCGTCGCTACCATGAGCTGGCCGGCCTGCGGCGTCCGGCGCCGGAGGTGTTCGCGGCCGCGGCAGGCGGTGACGGCGCGGCCGCGCAGGTGCTGGACGAACTGGGCCGGCTGCTGGCGCTGGCGATCCGGGCGATCCGGGCGATCGTCGATCCCGCGACGTTCGTGCTGGGCGGCGGGATCGGCTCGCGGCCGGAGACACTGGCCGCCACCCGGCGCTGGCTGACCGTCACCGAGGGCGAGTCACTGCAGGTCAGGGCCAGCACGTTCGGGACCCGCGCGGCGGTCGCCGGAGCGCTGGCCGCCGCACTCGAGTCTAACCGGTCGAAAGTTTAG
- a CDS encoding ROK family transcriptional regulator, translating to MSGPTSSTANAGTVSRVNQTAILDVLRQHGPLSRQEIGARTGLSAATVNRLAGQLLHKGLVIVDGHQPSTGGRPSILLRYSGRAHLVSVVHVGATRTEGALVDFDGTIVHRVQRPVVPDVLHATDRAIIRLEEALSVVTELGTAAGERGQPSQAVGVAVPGVVDGADGRVTWAPALDWREVPVGSLLHDRTRLPIVVENDANLLAVGEHHRGAGQGVQDLVAVVLGTGIGVGIITGGRLHRGSRAAAGEIGYMLLERSSLARFFPGFGDLESRVGSAGLTRQARERGIAAPADRPLTAADVFNLVRGGSVEAGALLEETLDYVALAVANLCTVLDPELVIVGGEMGGAADLITPGLRDRLVGRIPHVPRLAASALGDDAVIVGAAELAARLVSDSAYVQATR from the coding sequence ATGTCCGGTCCGACCTCCTCGACGGCCAACGCCGGCACCGTCTCGCGGGTGAACCAGACCGCGATCCTCGACGTGCTGCGGCAGCACGGGCCGCTGTCGCGGCAGGAGATCGGCGCCCGCACCGGCCTCAGCGCCGCCACCGTGAACCGGCTGGCCGGACAGTTGCTGCACAAGGGCCTGGTCATCGTCGACGGGCACCAGCCGTCCACCGGCGGGCGGCCGTCGATCCTGCTGCGCTACAGCGGCCGGGCGCACCTCGTGTCGGTGGTCCACGTGGGCGCCACCCGCACCGAGGGCGCGCTGGTCGACTTCGACGGAACCATCGTCCACCGGGTACAGCGCCCCGTGGTCCCCGACGTGCTGCACGCCACCGACCGGGCGATCATCCGCCTGGAGGAGGCGCTCTCCGTCGTCACCGAACTGGGCACCGCCGCCGGCGAGCGGGGCCAGCCCAGCCAGGCCGTGGGGGTCGCCGTCCCGGGCGTCGTCGACGGCGCCGACGGGCGCGTGACCTGGGCGCCCGCACTCGACTGGCGCGAGGTGCCGGTCGGCTCGCTGCTGCACGACCGCACCAGACTCCCCATCGTGGTCGAGAACGACGCCAACCTGCTGGCCGTCGGTGAGCACCACCGCGGCGCCGGCCAGGGCGTCCAGGACCTCGTCGCCGTCGTGCTGGGCACCGGCATCGGCGTCGGCATCATCACCGGGGGCCGGCTGCACCGCGGCTCACGTGCGGCGGCCGGCGAGATCGGCTACATGCTGCTGGAACGTTCCTCGCTGGCCCGGTTCTTCCCCGGCTTCGGCGACCTGGAGAGCCGGGTCGGGTCGGCCGGGCTGACCCGGCAGGCCCGCGAGCGCGGCATCGCCGCCCCTGCGGACCGGCCGCTCACCGCCGCCGACGTGTTCAACCTGGTCAGGGGCGGCAGCGTCGAGGCGGGGGCGCTGCTGGAGGAGACGCTCGACTACGTCGCGCTGGCCGTCGCCAACCTGTGCACGGTGCTGGACCCGGAGCTGGTCATCGTCGGCGGCGAGATGGGCGGCGCGGCCGATCTCATCACACCCGGCCTGCGCGACCGGCTCGTCGGCCGGATCCCGCACGTGCCGCGGCTGGCCGCGTCCGCGCTGGGCGACGACGCCGTGATCGTCGGCGCCGCCGAGCTGGCCGCGCGTCTGGTGAGCGACTCCGCCTACGTCCAGGCCACCCGCTGA
- a CDS encoding ABC transporter substrate-binding protein — translation MPRPSRGWRAGAAAGVVAVLLAACSSNDGGGSGGSSGAADGKPYTIGLSNGFVGSEWRTQMVKGVEAAFAEYKKEGVVDELVVESADTDVNGQIQQIRNLINRDVDAIIVNPNSETALDAVFREATQQGVKVFAIDQAVTSKDVTNVVIDQAEWARISADWLAKQVGKGGNIAVVNGVAGHPANEMRWNAAKDVFAKAGVKVLTVADGNWDQATGQQVMTNLLATYPDLDGVWSQDGMAEGVFRAVQAAGRVNQIKISGEARVGFMRLWNEARADDFESIGVVNPPGGAVSALHVAVNVLEGKKFAPGKINGNTATIPIPYTVDETNFDRYWGEAGGEGNAYSLDGSLTRDEAAEYFQ, via the coding sequence ATGCCGAGACCGAGTCGAGGATGGCGCGCCGGCGCCGCGGCCGGCGTCGTGGCCGTGCTCCTGGCGGCCTGCAGCTCGAACGACGGCGGCGGCAGCGGCGGCAGCAGCGGCGCGGCCGATGGCAAGCCCTACACCATCGGGCTGAGCAACGGCTTCGTCGGCAGCGAGTGGCGCACCCAGATGGTCAAGGGGGTGGAGGCGGCGTTCGCCGAGTACAAGAAGGAGGGCGTCGTCGACGAGCTGGTCGTCGAGAGCGCCGACACCGACGTCAACGGCCAGATCCAGCAGATCCGCAATCTCATCAACCGCGACGTCGACGCGATCATCGTCAACCCGAACTCCGAGACCGCCCTGGACGCGGTCTTCCGCGAGGCGACCCAGCAGGGCGTCAAGGTGTTCGCCATCGATCAGGCGGTCACCTCAAAGGACGTCACGAACGTCGTCATCGACCAGGCCGAGTGGGCCCGCATCTCCGCTGACTGGCTGGCCAAGCAGGTCGGCAAGGGCGGCAACATCGCCGTCGTCAACGGCGTCGCCGGCCACCCGGCCAACGAGATGCGCTGGAACGCCGCCAAGGACGTCTTCGCCAAGGCCGGCGTCAAGGTGCTCACCGTCGCCGACGGCAACTGGGACCAGGCCACCGGGCAACAGGTGATGACGAACCTGCTGGCCACCTACCCCGACCTCGACGGCGTCTGGTCACAGGACGGCATGGCCGAGGGCGTGTTCCGCGCCGTCCAGGCGGCCGGCCGCGTGAACCAGATCAAGATCTCCGGCGAGGCCCGGGTCGGCTTCATGCGGCTGTGGAACGAGGCCCGGGCCGACGACTTCGAGAGCATCGGCGTCGTGAACCCGCCCGGCGGCGCCGTCTCCGCGTTGCACGTGGCCGTCAACGTGCTTGAGGGCAAGAAGTTCGCCCCCGGCAAGATCAACGGCAACACCGCCACCATCCCGATCCCCTACACCGTCGACGAGACCAACTTCGACCGGTACTGGGGCGAGGCCGGCGGCGAGGGCAACGCGTACAGCCTGGACGGTTCGCTGACCCGCGACGAGGCAGCGGAATACTTCCAGTGA
- a CDS encoding ABC transporter permease, producing MSAPTVEAPRRVLAWRPGPVALAGAVAVVLVIVGEIVSPGFAEYGQLVNLMRVAAFLGVIAIGQTIVIIAGGGGVDLSVGKVATFAAIIGSRVMDGDDGDIVPAVALALLVAAAIGLVNGLGITLLRIPPFVMTLGMIGVVQGLILAYTGGQASGRAAPALTSLVNGRVILDLPGLLFLWLLLGLLAVWLLRRTTFGWNLFAVGSNRIAAKLTGVRVDRTLILAYVLSATFAGLAGILLLGYTESVFLDLADQYMLPSVAAVVIGGTLLAGGIGGYAGTAVGAVVLTVLQSLLTTLDIGGAGRTVVNGVVLLVLLSLYGRQRRLRS from the coding sequence ATGAGCGCGCCGACCGTGGAGGCGCCTCGGCGGGTCCTCGCCTGGCGTCCCGGGCCGGTGGCGCTGGCCGGCGCGGTCGCCGTCGTCCTGGTGATCGTCGGCGAGATCGTCTCGCCCGGGTTCGCCGAGTACGGCCAGCTGGTCAACCTCATGCGGGTGGCGGCGTTCCTCGGCGTCATCGCGATCGGCCAGACCATCGTGATCATCGCCGGTGGCGGCGGCGTCGACCTGTCCGTCGGCAAGGTGGCGACGTTCGCGGCCATCATCGGGTCGCGGGTGATGGACGGCGACGACGGCGACATCGTGCCGGCCGTGGCCCTGGCGCTGCTGGTCGCCGCGGCGATCGGGCTGGTCAACGGGCTGGGCATCACGCTGCTGCGGATCCCGCCGTTCGTCATGACGCTGGGCATGATCGGCGTGGTGCAGGGGCTGATCCTCGCCTACACCGGCGGGCAGGCCAGCGGCCGGGCGGCGCCGGCGCTCACGTCGCTGGTCAACGGCCGCGTGATCCTCGACCTGCCCGGGCTGCTGTTCCTGTGGCTGCTGCTCGGCCTGCTCGCCGTCTGGCTGCTGCGCCGCACCACGTTCGGCTGGAACCTGTTCGCCGTCGGGTCCAACCGGATCGCCGCGAAGCTGACCGGCGTCCGGGTCGACCGCACGCTGATCCTGGCGTACGTGCTGTCCGCGACGTTCGCCGGGCTGGCCGGCATCCTGCTGCTCGGGTACACCGAGTCGGTCTTCCTCGACCTCGCCGACCAGTACATGCTGCCGTCGGTGGCGGCCGTCGTCATCGGCGGGACGCTGCTGGCCGGCGGCATCGGCGGCTACGCCGGCACCGCGGTCGGCGCCGTCGTGCTGACCGTCCTGCAAAGTCTGCTCACCACGCTGGACATCGGCGGCGCCGGGCGCACCGTCGTCAACGGCGTCGTCCTGCTCGTCCTGCTGTCGCTCTACGGGCGGCAGCGACGCCTTCGGAGTTAG
- a CDS encoding sugar ABC transporter ATP-binding protein has protein sequence MSTLLEMTGVRKRYGGVQALDGASLTAVRGEVHALLGPNGSGKSTLDKSLAGTVVPDSGEIRIDGAKARIGGPRDAHALGVAAVYQQLSIVGDLTVTQNVVLGLEPARLWGFLDHRAARDRAVAALERFSAAFSGRLPLDRPAGSLGPGEQQIVEVSKALARKPRILVLDEATASLHKEQVEVLFDVVRELRAAGVLVVFTSHRLDEVFALCDRATVLRNGRTVGTVDLAATSEDELVRLMVGDTPHRTPRPAGAPAVATADAPADAIAGRTAASAAATLEVRGLTTDQLRDVGFTVRAGEVLGLGGLQGQGQSELLLALFGAARVTAGEALLDGRPLPLTSPARAARAGIALVPGDRGRQGMFAHRPIQENLSLASMHRRARVRLALGAAAERRAARSMVERLQIKIGSLADPVSTLSGGNQQKVVIGKWLLDRPRVVLLDDPTKGVDVAAKEEIYAIVRGLADDGAVVILNSSDNRELTELSDRVLVLFEGAIAEELSAEAITETRLVSSALRLAPGESL, from the coding sequence GTGAGCACACTGCTGGAGATGACCGGCGTCCGCAAGCGGTACGGCGGCGTCCAGGCGCTCGACGGGGCGAGCCTCACCGCGGTGCGCGGTGAGGTGCACGCCCTGCTCGGCCCGAACGGCTCTGGAAAGAGCACGCTGGACAAGTCACTGGCCGGCACCGTCGTCCCGGACTCCGGCGAGATCCGGATCGACGGTGCGAAGGCGCGCATCGGCGGCCCGCGCGACGCGCACGCACTCGGCGTCGCCGCCGTCTACCAGCAGCTGAGCATCGTCGGCGACCTGACGGTGACACAGAACGTGGTGCTCGGGCTGGAGCCGGCTCGCCTGTGGGGGTTCCTCGACCACCGCGCCGCCCGCGACCGCGCCGTCGCCGCGCTGGAACGGTTCTCCGCCGCGTTCTCCGGCCGGCTGCCACTGGACCGGCCGGCCGGCTCGCTCGGCCCCGGCGAGCAGCAGATCGTCGAGGTCTCGAAGGCGCTGGCCCGCAAGCCCCGGATCCTCGTGCTCGACGAGGCCACCGCGTCCCTGCACAAGGAGCAGGTCGAGGTGCTGTTCGACGTGGTCCGCGAGCTGCGCGCGGCCGGCGTGCTGGTGGTGTTCACGTCGCACCGGCTGGACGAGGTGTTCGCGCTCTGCGACCGCGCCACGGTGCTCCGTAACGGCCGCACCGTCGGCACCGTCGACCTGGCGGCCACCAGCGAGGACGAACTGGTCCGGCTCATGGTCGGCGACACGCCGCACCGGACGCCCCGCCCCGCGGGAGCGCCGGCCGTCGCGACGGCGGATGCGCCGGCCGACGCGATCGCGGGCCGCACGGCGGCGTCGGCCGCGGCGACTCTCGAGGTGCGCGGACTCACCACCGACCAGCTGCGCGACGTCGGCTTCACCGTCCGCGCCGGCGAGGTGCTGGGGCTCGGCGGGCTGCAGGGGCAAGGCCAGTCCGAGCTGCTGCTCGCGCTGTTCGGCGCCGCCCGGGTCACCGCGGGCGAGGCTCTGCTGGACGGCCGGCCGCTGCCGCTGACCTCGCCGGCCAGGGCCGCCCGCGCGGGCATCGCCCTGGTGCCCGGCGACCGCGGCCGTCAGGGCATGTTCGCGCACCGGCCGATCCAGGAGAACCTCTCGCTGGCCAGCATGCACCGCCGGGCCCGGGTGAGGCTCGCGCTCGGCGCCGCGGCCGAGCGTCGCGCCGCCCGGTCGATGGTCGAGCGGCTGCAGATCAAGATCGGCTCGCTGGCCGACCCGGTTTCCACCCTGTCCGGCGGCAACCAGCAGAAGGTCGTCATCGGCAAGTGGCTGCTCGACCGGCCGCGGGTCGTGCTGCTCGACGACCCCACCAAGGGCGTCGACGTCGCCGCGAAGGAGGAGATCTACGCGATCGTGCGCGGCCTGGCCGACGACGGTGCCGTCGTCATCCTCAACTCCAGCGACAACCGCGAGCTGACCGAGCTGAGCGACCGCGTGCTGGTGCTGTTCGAGGGCGCCATCGCCGAGGAGCTGAGCGCGGAGGCGATCACCGAGACCCGGCTGGTGTCCAGCGCGCTGCGGCTCGCCCCGGGAGAGTCGCTGTGA
- a CDS encoding MerR family transcriptional regulator: MRIGELSRRTGVAVYLLRYYEEQGLLHPQRRPSGYREYVEEDVAVVRRIRSLLAAGLNTSTITTVLPCLRDAGDRLVPTCSDLLADLHRERDRIAQIITDLQTSMNALDDVIAAAPADVTRRAPASLGA, encoded by the coding sequence GTGCGTATCGGTGAGCTGTCCCGGCGGACCGGCGTGGCCGTGTACCTTCTGCGCTACTACGAGGAACAGGGCCTGCTCCACCCGCAGCGGCGCCCCAGCGGTTACCGGGAATACGTCGAAGAGGACGTTGCCGTCGTCCGCCGCATCCGCAGCCTCCTGGCCGCCGGCCTGAACACCTCGACGATCACCACGGTCCTGCCGTGCCTGCGGGACGCCGGCGACCGTCTCGTCCCCACCTGCTCAGACCTGCTCGCCGACCTCCACCGGGAGCGCGACCGCATCGCTCAGATCATCACCGACCTTCAGACCTCCATGAACGCGCTCGATGACGTCATCGCCGCGGCCCCGGCCGACGTCACTCGCCGGGCACCGGCCTCACTCGGCGCATGA
- a CDS encoding MFS transporter, protein MNVNKGFATLAALCASVFVVGTSEYLIAGLLPQVGADLDVSVGTAGQAVTAYALGVVVGGPVMAPLTARLPRKGLAVGLMALFAAGSAISAVAPSFGLLLVGRVVSSLSHAAFLALALVTATRVVPAEKAGSAIATVASGFTVATLLGVPLGALLGQSAGWRAPFAVLTALAVAGTVLLAAVLPRQEAPATRLRDEIRVVTRRPVMLAIATTAVGFSGVATVFTYIAPLLTRVSGFSAAAVSGLLLAYGAGSFLGNLTAGKLTDKSMSATVRGVFGGLTGTLLLIPFAAVWQPTAVAAVLVLGLLATATIAPLQGLILHHAGAAPTLAVSVNVGAFNLGAAAGSVIGGAIVAVGALRWTGLAGAVLSLIGLALTYLVLPRTRTSAQDAGPEVSTSAAA, encoded by the coding sequence ATGAACGTGAACAAGGGTTTCGCGACGCTCGCGGCATTGTGCGCGAGCGTCTTCGTCGTGGGTACCTCGGAGTACCTGATCGCCGGGCTGCTGCCCCAGGTCGGAGCTGATCTGGACGTCTCCGTGGGAACCGCTGGACAAGCGGTGACCGCGTACGCGCTCGGAGTGGTGGTCGGAGGGCCCGTCATGGCCCCGCTGACCGCGCGTCTGCCGCGCAAGGGGCTCGCCGTCGGCCTGATGGCGCTGTTCGCGGCAGGCAGCGCGATCAGCGCCGTGGCGCCTTCGTTCGGCCTGCTCCTGGTGGGCCGTGTGGTGTCCTCGCTCAGCCACGCCGCTTTCCTGGCCCTGGCGCTGGTGACGGCGACCCGGGTGGTCCCGGCCGAGAAGGCGGGCTCGGCCATTGCCACCGTCGCCTCCGGCTTCACCGTGGCCACGCTCCTCGGGGTGCCCCTGGGGGCGCTGCTCGGGCAGAGTGCCGGATGGCGGGCACCGTTCGCTGTGCTGACCGCTCTTGCCGTGGCGGGCACCGTTCTCCTGGCCGCGGTGCTGCCCCGGCAGGAGGCGCCGGCCACGCGACTGCGTGACGAGATACGCGTGGTGACGCGTCGGCCGGTCATGCTCGCCATCGCCACCACCGCGGTGGGCTTCTCCGGGGTCGCCACGGTGTTCACCTACATCGCCCCGCTGCTGACCCGCGTCTCCGGCTTCTCCGCCGCGGCGGTCTCCGGTCTGCTGCTCGCCTACGGCGCGGGCAGTTTCCTCGGCAACCTCACCGCCGGAAAGCTGACCGACAAATCGATGAGCGCGACCGTACGCGGGGTCTTCGGCGGGCTGACGGGGACGCTCCTGCTCATTCCGTTCGCCGCGGTGTGGCAACCCACCGCCGTGGCCGCGGTCCTGGTGCTCGGCCTGCTCGCCACCGCGACCATCGCCCCGCTGCAGGGACTGATCCTGCACCACGCGGGCGCCGCTCCGACCCTGGCCGTCTCTGTCAATGTGGGCGCCTTCAACCTGGGCGCCGCAGCCGGCTCGGTCATCGGCGGCGCGATCGTCGCCGTCGGCGCTCTGCGCTGGACCGGCCTGGCGGGCGCGGTGCTGAGCCTGATCGGACTGGCCCTCACCTATCTCGTCCTGCCCCGGACACGGACGTCGGCGCAGGACGCCGGACCCGAGGTCTCCACCTCCGCCGCCGCCTGA